One Sodalis praecaptivus DNA segment encodes these proteins:
- a CDS encoding HI1450 family dsDNA-mimic protein — translation MDLDNRLTDDETLEAAYDIFLELAQDNLDPADILLFNLQFEQRGAAELFDPSEAWHEQVDFDLNPDLFAEVVIGLAEQDGMAVNDVFARILICRDRTEKVCHILWKE, via the coding sequence ATGGATCTGGACAATCGTCTGACGGATGACGAAACGCTCGAAGCGGCCTACGATATTTTTCTCGAACTGGCGCAGGATAATCTCGATCCGGCGGACATCCTGTTGTTCAATCTGCAATTTGAACAGCGGGGGGCGGCAGAGTTGTTTGACCCCTCAGAGGCGTGGCATGAGCAGGTGGATTTCGATCTCAACCCCGATCTGTTCGCCGAAGTGGTGATAGGGCTGGCGGAACAGGACGGGATGGCGGTCAACGACGTGTTTGCACGTATCCTGATTTGCCGCGACCGCACCGAGAAAGTCTGCCACATCTTGTGGAAGGAGTGA